Proteins encoded within one genomic window of Sebastes fasciatus isolate fSebFas1 chromosome 18, fSebFas1.pri, whole genome shotgun sequence:
- the LOC141756108 gene encoding protein LBH-like — MTQVMNNSDSTVGGASGEDVVALQVECFPKLSRHVPSIVVEPTDGGEVESGELRWPPDDVSSDVREGKAQVTGVPVEEAEPEEQVMSGV; from the exons atGACGCAGGTGATGAACAACTCTGACTCAACAGTGGGCGGAGCTTCTGGAGAGGATGTAGTGGCTCTTCAG GTGGAGTGTTTTCCCAAACTTTCCAGGCATGTCCCGTCCATCGTGGTGGAGCCGACAGACGGAGGCGAGGTGGAGAGTGGAGAGCTGCGCTGGCCTCCTGATGATGTCAGCAGTGATGTCAGAGAGGGCAAAGCCCAGGTGACAG GTGTACCTGTGGAGGAGGCGGAGCCAGAGGAGCAGGTGATGAGCGGGGTTTAA